A window from Malacoplasma iowae encodes these proteins:
- a CDS encoding ATP-dependent 6-phosphofructokinase, with translation MKKIAILTSGGDASAMNKCLSSFVYFASKYDLEIYFVYGGYKGLYQDAIFKSNYNEVRTWTFLPGTKIYTSRFPKFSDPAVSAVAAENLKRKGIDCLIAIGGDGTYMGAQKLYEQGVNVICLPGTIDNDVASTKYTLGFDTALNTIVNRIKEIRSCMESHRHIALVEIMGRHCVDLTVYAGMATEANILITNENYITLEEFLEKIKKVRKTVNGSILCLVNEKLLGTDGKPTIEEYRDYVEKNSNEQVKINVLGYLQRGGEPTAVELIRCTKMVEKACELISKSEYGKVIGIGPTTNEIEAYDIPEALKMKNPPRIELIKKYTTDN, from the coding sequence ATGAAAAAAATAGCAATACTAACATCTGGTGGTGATGCATCTGCAATGAACAAATGTTTATCTTCTTTTGTTTATTTTGCATCAAAATATGATTTAGAAATTTATTTTGTTTATGGTGGATATAAAGGTTTATATCAAGATGCAATTTTTAAATCCAACTACAATGAAGTTAGAACTTGAACTTTTTTACCAGGAACTAAAATATATACTTCAAGATTTCCAAAATTTTCAGACCCTGCTGTTTCAGCAGTAGCTGCAGAAAATCTAAAAAGAAAAGGTATTGATTGTTTAATAGCAATTGGTGGTGATGGAACATATATGGGAGCTCAAAAATTATATGAACAAGGTGTTAATGTAATTTGTTTACCAGGTACTATTGACAATGATGTTGCATCAACAAAATATACATTAGGTTTTGACACAGCTTTGAATACAATAGTTAATAGAATAAAAGAAATAAGATCTTGTATGGAATCTCATAGACATATTGCACTTGTTGAAATTATGGGAAGACATTGTGTTGATTTAACTGTATATGCTGGAATGGCTACAGAAGCTAATATTTTAATTACAAATGAAAACTATATTACTCTAGAAGAATTTTTAGAAAAAATCAAAAAAGTGAGAAAAACAGTTAATGGTTCAATTCTTTGTTTAGTTAATGAAAAACTTTTAGGAACAGATGGAAAACCAACAATCGAAGAATATAGAGATTATGTTGAAAAAAATTCTAATGAACAAGTAAAAATAAATGTTTTAGGTTATCTTCAAAGAGGCGGGGAACCAACTGCTGTAGAATTGATTAGATGTACTAAAATGGTTGAAAAAGCATGTGAACTAATCAGCAAATCAGAATATGGTAAAGTTATTGGTATTGGACCTACAACAAATGAAATTGAAGCTTATGATATTCCAGAAGCTTTAAAAATGAAAAACCCACCAAGAATAGAATTAATTAAAAAATATACAACTGATAATTAA
- a CDS encoding glycosyltransferase family 2 protein has protein sequence MKITVLYYLYKDSKFLKESLDSLFNQTDNNFEIVFIEDCTSEEIHDCLRQYDLSDKRIKVVKFMENYGRSFAYNFALNKIKGSYVYFAESRCIFDANFVKWFKENIDEKKNYDWISFANSELDLNEKTEDIRTVINGNYPENFLSLVNTKLTIKDKLFRTKFLLSEKIEFIQFKSYFSLFIFDVLENYKEAAIVNKILVLWKRENNEFYDYNLYNILESAEILKEKINNCNSSDDKKDAYYTWLPILILFEFLSKMFASYENEKIVSISIKNAYDLIEKLDSNFKSNKYISLLNNKAIYEYIKEFKPNYNFVKKVFTSMGK, from the coding sequence ATGAAAATTACAGTTTTATATTACTTGTATAAAGATTCAAAATTCTTGAAAGAATCTCTAGATAGTTTATTTAATCAAACAGACAATAATTTTGAAATTGTATTTATTGAAGATTGCACTTCTGAAGAAATACATGACTGTTTACGTCAATACGATTTAAGCGATAAGAGAATCAAAGTAGTTAAATTCATGGAAAATTATGGAAGATCTTTTGCTTATAATTTTGCACTAAATAAAATAAAAGGAAGTTATGTTTACTTTGCAGAATCTAGATGTATTTTTGATGCTAACTTTGTTAAGTGATTTAAAGAAAATATTGATGAGAAAAAAAATTATGACTGAATTTCATTTGCAAATAGTGAACTTGATTTAAATGAAAAAACAGAAGATATTAGAACAGTTATTAATGGTAATTATCCAGAGAATTTTTTAAGTTTAGTAAACACTAAATTAACTATTAAAGATAAATTATTTAGAACTAAATTTTTATTATCTGAAAAAATTGAATTTATTCAATTTAAAAGTTACTTTTCATTATTTATTTTTGATGTTTTGGAAAACTATAAAGAAGCAGCTATTGTTAACAAAATTTTAGTGCTATGAAAAAGAGAAAATAATGAATTCTATGACTATAATTTATATAACATTTTAGAATCAGCTGAAATATTAAAAGAGAAAATTAATAATTGTAATAGTTCAGATGATAAAAAGGATGCTTACTATACATGATTACCAATTTTAATTCTGTTTGAATTTTTATCTAAAATGTTTGCTTCATACGAAAATGAAAAAATTGTATCAATTTCAATCAAAAATGCTTATGATTTGATTGAAAAATTAGATTCTAATTTCAAATCTAATAAATACATTAGTTTGTTAAATAACAAAGCAATTTATGAATACATAAAAGAATTCAAACCAAATTATAATTTTGTAAAAAAAGTTTTTACTAGTATGGGGAAATAA
- a CDS encoding RDD family protein, translating into MKIENKKATSRYNLASATSRLFSKFFDYVLVVGLVVGLAFLFFKNEIIGWKFLVYSILVFLTLFLYFCIVPFIFSGYTFFSWLFKIRCYSVLLKNLYVKKWLKNINWVFLLQLFKRELFLWVLPSFILIIVGIITVSYYPNTDATPFFLSLYNTNSYANLDNTSIKIISSIMTTLWSISSIISLVIVINIIFTSKKRSLNDYFSNTVIIKMIDVNSDDPSKKMNYKNNSGVNIKYGLPGEIVPDAIETIGDS; encoded by the coding sequence ATGAAAATAGAAAATAAAAAAGCTACATCCAGATATAACCTTGCAAGCGCAACAAGTCGTTTATTCAGCAAATTTTTTGATTATGTTCTTGTAGTTGGTTTAGTTGTTGGTTTAGCTTTTTTATTTTTTAAAAATGAAATTATTGGATGAAAATTTTTAGTTTATAGTATATTAGTTTTCTTAACTTTGTTTTTATATTTTTGTATTGTTCCATTTATTTTTAGTGGTTATACATTCTTTAGTTGATTGTTTAAAATTAGATGTTATAGTGTCTTGTTAAAAAATCTTTATGTTAAAAAATGATTAAAAAATATTAATTGAGTTTTTTTGTTACAACTTTTTAAAAGAGAATTATTCTTGTGGGTTTTACCAAGCTTTATTTTAATAATAGTTGGAATTATCACTGTAAGTTACTACCCAAATACTGATGCAACACCATTCTTTCTTTCTTTATATAATACAAATTCATATGCAAACTTAGATAATACTTCTATCAAAATCATTTCAAGTATAATGACAACATTGTGATCAATAAGTTCTATTATTTCATTAGTAATTGTTATTAATATCATTTTTACATCTAAAAAAAGATCATTAAATGATTATTTTAGTAACACTGTAATTATTAAAATGATAGATGTTAATTCAGATGATCCATCTAAAAAAATGAATTATAAAAACAATAGTGGTGTTAATATTAAATACGGTTTGCCTGGAGAAATTGTTCCAGATGCTATTGAAACTATTGGAGATTCATAA